In Novipirellula caenicola, one genomic interval encodes:
- a CDS encoding HU family DNA-binding protein translates to MAKAAPKAAPQKAPTKTQILANISEATELTKKDVAAVFDALTAEIEKAISKGGPGQFAIPGLCKIILKDVPAKPKRKGRNPADGSEIWLNPKPASKKLSIRPLKGLKEMI, encoded by the coding sequence ATGGCTAAAGCCGCACCCAAGGCAGCCCCACAAAAGGCTCCGACCAAGACTCAGATTTTGGCTAACATTTCTGAAGCGACCGAATTGACGAAGAAGGACGTTGCTGCCGTCTTCGACGCGTTGACCGCTGAAATCGAAAAAGCGATCAGCAAAGGTGGCCCAGGCCAGTTCGCAATCCCAGGTCTTTGCAAAATCATCCTCAAGGACGTTCCTGCAAAGCCAAAGCGAAAAGGCCGTAATCCTGCCGACGGCAGCGAAATTTGGTTGAACCCCAAGCCAGCAAGCAAGAAGCTTTCGATCCGACCTTTGAAGGGTCTGAAAGAAATGATCTAA
- a CDS encoding bifunctional diguanylate cyclase/phosphodiesterase: MNLRLKILLSLIAVFITYVVIDTAIHQYVVLPRFVALEQFQATKDLQRCHASIQRDIDNLHLVLDLPTEWDSLQDYVDQSTDCFQRRSQLRPPGSDQHLDMFAVVNADGKVVHQCIHPPASQASYVRQPQTSVTSFPADDWTPTHPVLEPLLSSPHDAATETRGIIMTAAGPMIVLARPIVRDGHDHVEGVAVVGRFLDQQAIAAKAEQADVNFQVDAIDRLTIGTHNIHPVALHNRERHASTVAAAPVAIRELDDENLVAEGTLLDIHGNPVLSTYAFVRRNISEEGRIAMHYAIGSLVAAAFVVLSILLLLLQQIVINPLNQLSQHATRMGETGNFSARSEINRNDEFGDLATNIDTMVGRLKQLCSSNQQLHVEIRQRKSAESELQHAATHDSLTNLPNRTHLKRMLESRFANRSFTNGNCDALIFLDLDNFKIINDSLGHAVGDELLIAIGKRLQSAVDCVSRHSETETKNLVARLGGDEFVIFLGNVASEEAATEFAEQIRTDLIGRYTVSGHELTLGTSLGIAFSNDSVTTPEELMRNADLAMYRAKFSGKQCLAVFDHAMHESVLKRLELEEALRTVLKDGGLRLVYQPIFDIDTGVIVGLESLVRWDHATKGLISPAEFVPVAEEIGLIVPIGRWILEEACRTIHRLNEARGDGPPISIGVNVSKRQLADVGFVDLLKDVLETENVSPNQLNLEITESMIMDSPEQIVDCLSEIRKLGIRLHMDDFGTGHSSLSCLHRFPIDVLKIDRSFVSTMEVGDDYESIIHAIITLAHNLDTKVIAEGIETTRQLQQLRDLKCDFGQGYLYSKPEPIEDLQELLSAIVNRPRKDPQFGFASIDSTYSMLAPH; this comes from the coding sequence ATGAATCTGCGACTGAAGATATTGCTGTCCTTGATCGCGGTCTTTATCACTTACGTGGTGATTGATACAGCGATCCATCAATACGTGGTGTTGCCGCGTTTCGTCGCACTCGAGCAATTCCAAGCCACCAAGGATTTGCAGCGTTGCCACGCCAGCATCCAGCGAGACATCGATAATCTGCATTTGGTATTGGACCTGCCAACCGAGTGGGATTCGCTGCAGGATTACGTCGACCAATCGACCGATTGCTTTCAGCGTCGCAGCCAACTTAGACCGCCTGGTTCGGACCAGCATCTGGACATGTTCGCTGTCGTCAACGCTGACGGCAAAGTGGTGCACCAGTGCATCCATCCGCCTGCATCCCAAGCCAGCTACGTCCGCCAACCGCAAACCTCGGTCACGTCGTTTCCTGCGGATGATTGGACGCCAACCCATCCTGTTCTCGAGCCCTTGCTCTCATCGCCCCATGATGCTGCCACGGAAACACGCGGCATTATCATGACCGCCGCGGGCCCGATGATCGTCCTTGCACGTCCCATCGTTCGTGACGGCCATGATCATGTCGAAGGCGTCGCCGTCGTTGGACGATTTTTGGATCAACAGGCAATTGCAGCGAAAGCGGAACAAGCCGACGTCAATTTCCAAGTGGATGCAATCGATCGGTTGACGATCGGTACGCATAACATTCACCCCGTCGCGTTACACAATCGCGAGCGTCATGCCAGCACGGTGGCCGCCGCGCCGGTCGCGATTCGAGAGCTTGACGATGAGAACCTTGTCGCCGAAGGAACGTTGCTTGACATCCATGGCAACCCGGTTTTGTCGACGTACGCATTTGTACGTCGCAATATTTCCGAAGAGGGCCGGATTGCGATGCATTACGCCATCGGTTCGCTCGTAGCCGCCGCCTTCGTCGTGCTGTCGATCCTGCTGTTGTTGTTACAACAGATCGTCATCAATCCGCTGAATCAATTGTCTCAGCATGCTACACGGATGGGGGAGACCGGGAACTTTTCGGCTCGTTCGGAAATTAATCGCAATGACGAATTTGGCGATCTAGCGACCAATATCGACACGATGGTCGGGCGACTGAAACAGTTGTGCAGTTCGAACCAACAGCTGCATGTCGAGATTCGCCAACGCAAATCAGCAGAGTCGGAATTACAGCACGCCGCGACTCATGATTCGTTGACCAATCTGCCAAACCGCACCCACCTGAAACGAATGCTCGAGTCGCGATTTGCGAACCGTTCCTTTACGAACGGTAATTGTGATGCATTGATTTTCTTGGATCTGGATAATTTCAAAATCATCAACGACAGCCTCGGACATGCCGTGGGCGACGAGTTGCTGATAGCAATTGGCAAACGTTTGCAGTCGGCGGTGGACTGCGTCTCGCGTCATTCAGAAACCGAAACAAAGAATTTGGTCGCGAGACTAGGCGGCGACGAGTTTGTGATCTTCTTAGGCAACGTCGCTAGCGAAGAAGCGGCGACCGAATTTGCCGAACAAATTCGTACCGATCTGATCGGCCGTTACACCGTCAGCGGTCACGAGTTGACCCTCGGGACCAGCCTTGGCATCGCCTTTTCGAACGATTCGGTGACCACTCCCGAAGAATTAATGCGAAACGCTGATTTGGCGATGTACCGCGCCAAATTTAGCGGCAAACAGTGCTTGGCGGTGTTTGACCACGCCATGCACGAATCGGTCCTCAAGCGACTCGAACTCGAAGAGGCGCTTCGCACCGTGTTGAAAGACGGCGGGCTGCGATTGGTCTATCAACCGATCTTCGATATCGATACGGGCGTCATCGTCGGACTCGAATCGCTCGTTCGCTGGGATCACGCAACCAAAGGTTTGATCAGCCCCGCCGAATTCGTTCCCGTTGCCGAAGAGATCGGTCTGATCGTTCCCATCGGTCGCTGGATCCTCGAGGAAGCGTGCCGCACCATTCATCGTTTGAACGAAGCCCGCGGTGACGGTCCGCCGATTTCCATCGGGGTGAATGTTTCCAAACGACAGCTCGCTGACGTCGGTTTCGTGGACCTGCTAAAAGACGTGCTTGAAACCGAGAATGTTTCTCCGAATCAGCTCAACCTCGAGATCACCGAATCGATGATCATGGATAGCCCCGAGCAAATCGTCGATTGTTTGAGCGAGATTCGCAAGCTCGGTATCCGCTTGCACATGGATGACTTTGGTACCGGTCACTCATCGCTTAGCTGTTTGCATCGATTCCCGATCGACGTGTTGAAGATCGATCGTTCGTTTGTCTCGACCATGGAAGTCGGCGACGACTATGAATCCATCATCCACGCGATCATCACGTTGGCGCACAACTTGGATACCAAAGTGATTGCCGAAGGGATCGAAACCACGCGTCAACTGCAGCAACTGCGTGATTTGAAGTGTGACTTCGGCCAAGGCTATCTGTACAGCAAGCCGGAGCCGATCGAAGATTTGCAGGAGCTGTTGTCAGCGATCGTGAACCGGCCGAGAAAGGATCCGCAATTTGGCTTTGCCTCAATCGATTCGACCTACTCGATGCTTGCCCCACACTAA
- a CDS encoding SdrD B-like domain-containing protein, which produces MTSEKLESRRLFAADPIHVGVVYIETDYLESDQDVGSDSRGDRFILSFTGGAEGTELSELRIRTDKDGDGITVGDLIYDTELGGRGKNGAHNFQIVRILTADGHTVEATAEVEDGGQELILRLSGFRAGDRLEFTIDVDEVLRNLPDLDQFNSRLDVIASGQEFQDSILEATFNAPHYETSHADAVFLNDYGDPNADYKLNLPPDEGTGVDSRPNRSAAAVATTGQIAKPISIAGQVWLDNNLNKTRDNGEAAVGGVTISLFKWDEATNRYVDTGHHTTTDGDGQYVFPRALGLAPGRYRIVETQPDGLFSVGAIPGSVDGVASGRVESIDVLADIDIPLGDTDAVRYDFAEAQAASVSGYVYRDDDNDGQKDAGETGIAGVRVQLVPINTISAQSAITVTTAADGSYSFNGLAPGTYKVIEVDQPAYLNDGLDTPGTINGRVVGRADNPGDAIHDIVLAGSSAGVNYNFGETPFGSITGFVYLVAPGEDCEGPHDAPGNKPLEGVRVVLQDSFGTIIAETRTAADGSYEFDELPIGNYRIVEYTPAGLIDGGAHVGRVDGSASGTAVGGGLIQEITMTANGRGVEYNFCEIAPATISGYVYHDRSDDGKRDGGEEGIAGTTVSLIDSNGKVVATAVTDANGRYEFKGIVPGVYRLVETQPNNYYDGKDTAGTVSGTPIGRLGSDGDSLIDIELKQGQSGVEYNFGELVGATLSGRVHVDADDDCDYDEGEVTPSGVVIRLLDTNGNEVARTTTNAEGKYSFTNIAPGQYTVIEGEVDGYFEGTSHAGSAGGVANPPNRISQITLASAEVAVDYDFCERPPAEISGVVYDDRDNDNRRDAGEAGIGNVLVELFNSNGEKVASTRTDANGAYRFTYLPAGSYTVREMQPTGWLQGGQQAGSNGGDDSVDDVISSIPIGWGDRLTQYNFGELMPGSISGVVYVDSNGDCVRDPDEDPIAGVTIELRDGNGQVLARTTTDAQGQYSFEGLRPGEYQIFEQQPDGFFQGGQVVGSGGGVVLDQDLLGMTLLAGANIVDYDFCELPPGSISGVVYIDADGNFQRDTGESPIRNVTIELRNEQGVIVATTVTDANGRYLFEGLAPGKYQIFEQQPSGYFQGAQHIGSGGGTILDQDLTGLTLTAGRDVVDYNFGELPPGSISGVVYIDADADLQRDSEEATIAGVKVDLRDANGKVIASTVTDANGRYRFDGLAPGDYQIFEHQPAGYYQGGQHIGSGGGTILGDDLTGVTLATGRNIVDYDFGELLPGSISGYVHVDSNGNCTYEEGEKPIAGVRVELRDEDGNRIAETTTDASGLYRFGNLPPGRYHIVEIQPDGFFQGGQSIGSGGGEVIGDDHMALDLVAGANVVHYDFCEREPSTISGSVWKETDLDRVFNSGDIPLGNILIDLLDEAGNRIAQTRTDAFGNYRFANLAPGTYSVYEHQPTDLFDGGAVAGSAGGAVTADDLISGIKLTGGTNAVDYDFPEVPPATISGYVFQDGSAIPTNTPPSAEDLRDYKDGLLTDDDILIGGVTLELRNVLGEAFTSDRALAGVYPDGVIRVTTDEFGYYEFTGLRPGTYSVYQVQPENYIDGLDTAGSTGGVAVNPADALSEDDAIRVQTLALSEATDPRDDAILFINLAAGGSSRSNNFSEIAITEPAIPQLIEDPIEDVKVYTPIETFDPQIRLVGFGELQSFRRPMVADDEWAVSWHLSVINGGFPGGSAEDGSAVIKTVGATTMQENWTEGEHTSGRWVIVNADGEMMEIADRLTMGEADAVALTGDFDGDGKDEAVLFVNGHWFVDFNGNGRWDEGDMWIKLGTELDRPVVGDWDGDGKDDVAIFGRQWHRDPQRIKKDPGLPDPENKRRRELSAEALAKHVDDRGEDRERFLRRGNDGNLRADAVDHVFQYGEQVDTPIAGDWNGDGIDQIAVFRGGTWMLDTDGDGRWTQDDEKVEFGRPGDEPIVGDFNGDGIDEIGVVRGDVWIIDTDGDRKITGNDLQIEVPRPSGNSQPVVGDWDGDGRDEAGYYDEAA; this is translated from the coding sequence TTGACGTCCGAAAAGCTTGAGAGTCGTCGATTGTTCGCGGCCGATCCAATTCACGTCGGCGTCGTCTATATCGAGACCGATTATTTGGAATCGGACCAAGACGTCGGCAGTGACTCGCGAGGCGACCGATTCATCTTGTCGTTCACCGGCGGTGCGGAGGGCACCGAGTTGAGCGAGCTACGAATCCGCACTGACAAAGACGGCGATGGGATCACCGTTGGCGATTTGATCTACGACACTGAACTCGGTGGCCGTGGCAAGAACGGCGCGCACAACTTTCAAATCGTGCGTATTCTGACGGCCGATGGGCATACGGTCGAAGCCACCGCCGAAGTCGAAGATGGCGGCCAGGAATTGATACTGCGGTTGTCGGGATTTCGCGCCGGCGACCGGTTGGAGTTCACGATCGATGTCGACGAAGTGCTTCGCAACCTGCCGGATTTGGATCAATTCAATAGCCGTTTGGATGTGATCGCATCGGGGCAAGAGTTCCAGGATTCGATTCTCGAAGCCACCTTCAATGCGCCCCACTACGAAACATCGCATGCCGATGCGGTCTTTCTGAACGACTACGGCGATCCGAACGCGGACTACAAACTGAACTTGCCGCCCGACGAAGGGACCGGCGTGGATAGCCGTCCGAACCGATCGGCTGCCGCGGTGGCGACGACCGGCCAGATCGCCAAACCAATTTCAATCGCCGGCCAAGTTTGGCTCGACAACAATTTGAACAAAACCCGTGACAACGGCGAAGCGGCCGTCGGTGGGGTAACGATTTCGCTGTTCAAATGGGACGAAGCGACCAATCGTTACGTCGATACCGGGCATCACACGACGACCGATGGCGATGGACAATACGTTTTCCCTCGCGCGTTGGGACTTGCCCCCGGACGCTATCGAATTGTCGAAACCCAACCCGATGGATTGTTCAGCGTCGGTGCCATTCCAGGCTCCGTCGATGGCGTTGCCAGCGGACGTGTCGAATCGATCGACGTGTTGGCGGATATCGATATTCCGCTCGGGGATACTGACGCGGTGCGTTACGATTTCGCCGAAGCTCAAGCGGCATCGGTGTCAGGCTACGTCTATCGTGACGACGATAACGACGGCCAAAAAGACGCTGGTGAAACCGGCATCGCCGGTGTTCGCGTGCAATTGGTTCCAATCAACACCATTTCAGCTCAGTCGGCGATTACCGTAACCACTGCGGCGGACGGTTCGTATTCGTTTAACGGTTTGGCTCCGGGGACCTATAAAGTCATCGAAGTCGACCAGCCTGCGTACTTGAACGATGGTCTTGATACGCCCGGAACGATCAATGGCCGCGTCGTGGGACGAGCCGACAACCCTGGCGATGCGATCCATGACATCGTGTTGGCCGGATCCAGCGCCGGGGTCAACTACAACTTTGGCGAAACACCGTTTGGATCGATCACCGGTTTTGTGTACTTGGTAGCACCCGGCGAAGATTGTGAAGGCCCGCACGACGCGCCGGGCAACAAACCGCTCGAAGGCGTGCGTGTGGTACTGCAAGACTCCTTCGGCACGATCATTGCCGAAACACGCACGGCGGCCGACGGAAGTTACGAGTTTGACGAGCTGCCGATCGGCAACTATCGGATCGTTGAATACACGCCAGCCGGACTGATTGATGGCGGTGCGCATGTTGGTCGTGTGGATGGTTCGGCGTCGGGGACCGCCGTGGGTGGTGGTTTGATCCAAGAGATCACGATGACCGCCAATGGACGCGGCGTTGAATACAACTTCTGTGAAATCGCGCCGGCCACAATTAGCGGTTACGTCTATCACGACCGCAGCGATGATGGTAAACGCGACGGAGGCGAAGAAGGCATCGCTGGAACCACGGTTTCATTGATCGATTCAAATGGCAAGGTTGTCGCCACCGCCGTCACCGATGCAAATGGACGTTACGAGTTTAAAGGGATTGTGCCCGGCGTCTATCGCTTGGTCGAAACGCAACCGAACAATTACTACGACGGGAAAGACACCGCCGGCACCGTCTCGGGGACGCCCATCGGACGACTCGGAAGCGACGGCGACTCGCTGATCGATATCGAATTGAAGCAAGGTCAATCCGGAGTCGAGTACAACTTTGGCGAATTGGTCGGCGCAACGCTCTCGGGCCGTGTGCATGTCGATGCCGATGACGATTGTGATTACGACGAAGGCGAAGTCACTCCGTCGGGCGTCGTGATCCGTTTGCTCGACACCAACGGAAACGAGGTCGCTCGGACCACGACCAATGCCGAGGGCAAGTATTCGTTCACCAACATCGCGCCTGGCCAGTACACCGTGATCGAAGGCGAAGTGGACGGCTACTTCGAAGGCACGTCTCACGCCGGTTCAGCGGGCGGTGTGGCAAATCCACCGAACCGGATCAGCCAAATCACCTTGGCGTCGGCCGAAGTCGCCGTGGACTACGATTTCTGTGAACGCCCACCTGCGGAAATCAGCGGCGTGGTGTATGACGACCGTGATAACGATAATCGTCGTGACGCGGGCGAAGCCGGAATCGGAAACGTGCTGGTGGAATTGTTCAACAGCAATGGCGAAAAAGTAGCGTCCACTCGTACCGATGCCAACGGAGCTTACCGGTTCACCTATCTGCCCGCCGGATCCTATACGGTTCGCGAAATGCAGCCGACCGGATGGTTGCAAGGAGGACAACAAGCCGGCAGTAACGGGGGCGATGATTCGGTCGACGATGTCATTTCGAGCATCCCGATCGGCTGGGGCGATCGATTGACCCAGTACAACTTTGGCGAACTAATGCCAGGGTCGATTAGCGGGGTGGTGTATGTCGACAGCAACGGCGACTGTGTGCGAGATCCCGACGAAGATCCGATTGCCGGGGTAACGATCGAGCTGCGAGACGGCAACGGTCAAGTTTTGGCACGTACGACCACCGACGCCCAAGGTCAATACAGCTTCGAAGGACTACGGCCGGGCGAATACCAAATCTTTGAACAGCAGCCTGATGGGTTCTTCCAAGGCGGCCAGGTCGTCGGCAGCGGCGGCGGGGTGGTGTTGGATCAGGACTTGCTCGGAATGACCTTGTTGGCGGGTGCCAATATCGTCGATTACGATTTCTGTGAATTGCCGCCGGGATCGATTAGTGGTGTCGTTTATATCGACGCGGATGGCAATTTTCAGCGTGATACCGGTGAAAGCCCCATCCGCAATGTGACGATCGAACTGCGAAATGAGCAAGGCGTTATCGTGGCAACCACCGTCACCGATGCCAACGGTCGTTACCTGTTCGAAGGGCTCGCTCCGGGCAAGTATCAAATCTTTGAACAACAACCGAGCGGTTACTTCCAAGGGGCTCAACATATCGGCAGCGGTGGCGGCACGATTCTCGATCAAGACTTGACCGGATTGACGCTGACCGCCGGACGGGATGTTGTCGACTACAACTTTGGTGAACTGCCACCCGGTTCGATCAGCGGGGTTGTCTATATCGACGCTGACGCCGATTTGCAACGTGATTCCGAGGAAGCGACGATTGCAGGCGTGAAGGTCGATTTGCGCGACGCAAACGGAAAGGTGATCGCCTCGACCGTGACCGATGCCAACGGCCGCTACCGATTCGATGGACTCGCCCCAGGCGACTATCAAATCTTTGAACATCAACCCGCAGGGTATTATCAAGGCGGCCAGCACATCGGCAGCGGCGGCGGAACCATCCTCGGGGATGACTTGACGGGGGTGACTCTTGCTACCGGTCGCAACATCGTCGATTATGACTTTGGCGAATTGTTGCCTGGTTCGATCAGCGGCTATGTGCACGTCGATAGCAACGGCAACTGTACGTATGAGGAAGGTGAAAAACCGATCGCCGGGGTTCGCGTTGAACTGCGTGACGAAGATGGCAATCGGATCGCCGAAACGACAACCGACGCCAGCGGATTGTACCGTTTCGGCAACCTGCCACCGGGACGCTATCACATCGTCGAAATTCAACCCGATGGCTTCTTCCAAGGCGGGCAGAGTATCGGAAGCGGCGGAGGTGAAGTGATCGGCGACGATCACATGGCACTTGATTTGGTCGCCGGGGCCAACGTCGTCCATTACGACTTCTGCGAACGCGAACCGTCGACCATTTCAGGTTCGGTGTGGAAGGAAACCGATTTAGACCGTGTGTTCAATTCGGGCGACATTCCGCTCGGCAATATCTTGATCGATCTGTTGGACGAAGCGGGCAATCGAATTGCACAAACGCGAACCGATGCGTTCGGTAACTACCGGTTTGCTAACCTCGCACCGGGCACCTACTCGGTTTATGAACATCAGCCCACCGATTTATTTGACGGTGGGGCGGTTGCCGGGTCGGCCGGCGGAGCCGTGACGGCGGATGACCTGATCAGTGGCATCAAACTGACCGGCGGCACCAACGCCGTTGACTATGATTTCCCCGAAGTCCCACCGGCAACCATCTCGGGCTATGTGTTCCAAGATGGTTCGGCGATTCCAACCAATACGCCACCGAGTGCCGAGGACCTGCGTGACTACAAAGACGGGTTGTTGACCGACGATGACATTTTGATCGGCGGAGTGACGCTGGAGCTAAGAAACGTTCTTGGCGAAGCCTTTACATCCGATCGAGCACTTGCCGGCGTCTATCCCGATGGCGTGATCCGCGTTACGACGGACGAGTTTGGCTACTACGAATTTACCGGTCTTCGTCCAGGTACCTACAGTGTTTATCAGGTGCAACCTGAAAATTACATTGACGGTTTGGATACAGCCGGTTCGACGGGCGGGGTTGCGGTGAATCCGGCGGATGCGTTGTCCGAAGACGACGCCATCCGTGTGCAAACGTTGGCACTGAGCGAAGCGACGGATCCACGTGATGACGCGATTCTGTTTATCAATTTGGCTGCCGGCGGTTCAAGTCGCAGCAATAACTTTAGCGAGATCGCGATCACCGAACCTGCGATCCCGCAATTGATCGAAGATCCAATCGAAGACGTCAAAGTTTACACCCCGATTGAAACCTTCGATCCACAAATTCGCTTGGTCGGGTTTGGCGAGCTTCAATCGTTCCGTCGTCCCATGGTCGCTGACGACGAATGGGCCGTGTCGTGGCACCTTAGCGTGATCAACGGTGGATTCCCTGGGGGATCGGCCGAAGATGGATCGGCGGTGATCAAGACCGTCGGTGCAACCACGATGCAAGAGAATTGGACCGAGGGTGAACATACCTCTGGTCGCTGGGTGATCGTCAACGCCGATGGCGAGATGATGGAAATTGCCGATCGTTTGACCATGGGCGAAGCCGATGCCGTGGCCTTGACCGGTGACTTTGACGGCGATGGCAAAGACGAAGCGGTGTTGTTCGTCAACGGACATTGGTTCGTCGATTTCAACGGCAATGGCCGTTGGGACGAAGGGGACATGTGGATCAAACTGGGGACCGAACTGGATCGTCCCGTCGTAGGCGACTGGGACGGTGATGGTAAAGACGATGTGGCGATCTTTGGTCGCCAATGGCATCGCGACCCCCAGCGTATCAAAAAGGATCCCGGGCTTCCCGATCCCGAAAACAAACGACGTCGCGAATTGTCCGCCGAAGCCTTGGCCAAACATGTCGACGATCGTGGCGAGGATCGCGAGCGATTTTTGCGTCGCGGAAACGATGGCAATCTGCGGGCCGACGCGGTCGATCACGTGTTCCAATACGGTGAACAAGTCGACACCCCGATCGCGGGTGATTGGAACGGCGACGGGATCGATCAAATCGCAGTCTTCCGCGGTGGCACTTGGATGCTCGATACCGACGGTGATGGACGCTGGACCCAGGACGACGAAAAAGTCGAATTTGGACGCCCCGGAGACGAACCGATCGTCGGTGACTTTAACGGGGACGGAATCGACGAAATCGGAGTCGTTCGCGGCGATGTGTGGATCATCGATACCGATGGCGATCGCAAGATCACCGGTAACGATCTTCAAATCGAAGTGCCACGGCCGAGCGGAAACAGCCAACCCGTCGTCGGCGACTGGGACGGCGATGGCCGTGACGAGGCCGGGTACTACGACGAAGCAGCCTAA
- a CDS encoding WD40 repeat domain-containing protein has product MPRCVSRRTWIATATTAMIAVSTADVLLAETPAIANALGHPSFPSRVIRLEPIGDRTSPPLVTAVAADPRGELLAAAGDDFGIRIIDVATLKVQHTLKGHRDLIRTLSFDNTGDSLVSAGNDGQLILWDRKRSFEIGQRMQGTPALACVCFSPDGTKIAAVGFDPKVFIIGAVGNETPKFSCDCNDLRSIAYRDDMRVLAVGGRSGDLHLFDPQSGNLIAEPHLHSARIRDIAFHPHSNNVITVAEDGVVTVYDTLNQKKIHSIAVTSGRLFAIATIDSQHIAVAGSDNVIHIVNTDTGVIRHRLEGHVGTVSTLTATGGSLFSGGYDATLRRWSLDELHRSDSRIAEGTFPIER; this is encoded by the coding sequence ATGCCGCGTTGTGTTTCACGCCGGACTTGGATTGCCACCGCCACGACGGCGATGATCGCCGTGAGCACTGCGGATGTTTTGCTAGCCGAAACGCCAGCGATTGCCAATGCACTGGGGCATCCGTCGTTCCCAAGCCGGGTGATCCGGTTGGAACCGATCGGGGATCGTACGTCGCCGCCGCTGGTGACCGCGGTCGCCGCCGATCCTCGCGGTGAATTGTTGGCCGCCGCAGGTGACGATTTTGGGATTCGCATCATCGATGTCGCGACGCTCAAGGTGCAGCATACGCTCAAGGGCCACCGAGATCTGATCCGCACTTTGTCCTTTGACAATACCGGCGACTCGCTTGTTTCGGCCGGTAACGATGGGCAATTGATCCTCTGGGACCGCAAACGATCGTTTGAAATCGGCCAGCGGATGCAGGGGACTCCGGCGCTAGCGTGTGTGTGCTTTTCACCGGACGGAACCAAGATTGCCGCGGTCGGGTTCGATCCCAAGGTGTTCATCATTGGCGCCGTTGGCAACGAAACTCCCAAATTCTCGTGCGATTGTAACGACCTTCGCAGCATTGCTTATCGCGATGATATGCGAGTGTTGGCAGTCGGAGGTCGCAGTGGGGATTTGCATCTGTTTGATCCACAATCGGGGAATCTGATCGCCGAACCGCACTTGCATTCCGCCCGGATTCGTGACATTGCGTTTCATCCGCATAGCAATAATGTGATCACCGTCGCCGAAGATGGGGTGGTCACTGTTTACGACACGTTGAATCAAAAGAAGATTCACAGCATTGCCGTCACGTCAGGTCGGCTGTTTGCGATTGCAACGATTGACAGTCAACATATCGCCGTGGCGGGGTCGGATAACGTCATTCACATCGTCAATACCGATACCGGCGTCATCCGACACCGGCTCGAGGGACATGTGGGGACGGTTTCTACGTTGACCGCAACCGGCGGCAGCCTGTTTTCGGGTGGGTATGACGCCACGCTGCGACGATGGAGTTTGGACGAACTGCATCGTTCGGACAGCCGCATCGCCGAGGGAACGTTTCCCATTGAACGCTAG